The window TGGCGCCGCTGTTGGCCAAGGCCAGCGAGCAATGGTCGGGCGGCAACACCAAGCGGCTGTCGGTGAACAACCCGGGTGATGAAAATGCCTCAGTGGTGCTGTCCCGCGCCGGTGATCGTGTGGTGCACGATTTCGGCAGCGCGGTGACCTTCAACGGCGTCACCGGGCAGATGCTCGGCAGCACACCGGATCAACCTGTGGCGATGGCGGTGGGTGGCACGTTCTACGGTCTGCACATGGGCCATTTCGCCGGGCCGGTGCTGCGCTGGCTGTATTTCATTTGTGGTCTGGCCGGCACGGCCATGATCGGCACCGGGCTGGTGATCTGGCTCGGCAAGCGTCAACTCAAACACGCCAAGAGTGGTGTGATGCGGTTCGAACTGCGGCTGGTGGAAGTGCTGAACATTGCCAGCATGGCCGGACTGGTGTCAGCGGTGGCGGTGTTCTTCCTGGCCAATCGGCTGTTGCCGGTGGCGCTGGCGGGGCGGGCCGATTGGGAAGTGAATGCGTTCTTTATTGCCTGGGGTTTGAGTCTTTTGCATGCGCTGATGCGTCGCGGACGCAAGGCCTGGGTCGAACAGCTTGGGCTGGGGGCGTTGCTGTTTATCGCCGTGCCGCTGATCAATGCGCTGACCACACCGTGGAATCTCGGGGTAACGCTTGCGCAAGGGGACTGGGTGCTGGCCGGGTTCGATCTGACGTGCCTCGGAGCAGGTCTGTTCCTGGCATGGGCCGCATGGAAAATGCAGCACGCCAGCAATGCCGTCAGCGTGAAAAAGCCACGTCGCGAAACGGCTCGGCCGGTCACGCTTGAACAGGGAGCGAATTGATGCTGCTGGCCCTGTTGCTTTGCTACGCCGGGTTTACCGCGCTGTGTTTGTCGATGCCTCGGCACCACGATGAATTGCTCGGTCACAAAGCCTCGGCTCGCCGCCGTCAGGGCTTGCAACTCAGCGGGTGGTTATTGCTGGCCTTGTCGCTGTGGGCGGCAGTGTCGAGCAACGGCTGGAGTTTCGGTCTGGTCGACTGGTTCGCGGTACTGATGCTCAGCGCACTGACGTTGGTGTTGTTGCTGCCGTATCGCCCGCGTCTGGCTTTGGCACTGGCGGGGGGCAGCCTGCTGGCCAGTCCGGTCGCTGCATGGGCGCAGTGCTGAGGTGCTGATCGGTCTGCCGCCGGAATCCCGCGACGACGAGCCGCGCGGGGCACGTGCGCATTTTCTTCAGGTGTTCCTGTCCCAGCGTTCACAAATGGAAGCGCTGGTGAACCGGCGCGTCGGCTGCCGGGCGACGGCGGCAGATCTGGTGCAGGACTTGTTTCTGCGCTTCTGGCGCCGACCGTTGGTGCAGGTTGAAGAACTCAGCACCTACTTGTTGCGGTGTGCCGGCAACATCGCCATCGACCATTTGCGCAGCGAAGGCACGCGGGTGCGCGTCAATGAAGGCTGGCAACCGGAAGAACCGCACAGCCACGGCAGCGAACCGCAAGCAGCGCTGGAAGCCGGCAACGATCTGCGCCATGTCGAAGCGGCGTTGCGCGCCTTGCCCGAGCGCACCCGGCAGATTTTTTTGCTCAATCGCATTCACGGCCGCAAGTACGCGGACATCGCCAAAGCCATGGGCCTGTCCCAAAGCGCCGTGGAAAAACATATGATGCGCGCCCTCGAGGCCTGCAAGGCCAGCCTGCGCGAACCCGCGCCACGCACGCCAGGGAAAGCACCGTGAATCACTCCGACCGCGTCATCCCGACGCCCGCCCAGGAACAGGCGGCATTTGCCTGGCTGAGCCTGTTGCATGACCGGCCCAGCGCTGGCGATCAACTCACCTTCAGCCAATGGCTGCGCGCCGACCTGGCTCACGCCGAGGCTTATGCACAGGCACAAGTGGTCTGGGAGTTGAGCGAAGGGCCGGCGAAAACGCTGGCCGACGAAGAGGCGCTGGCGTTGCAGGGCTATCTCGAGACGATGGATCGCCCGCGTCGTCCGCAGCTGCTGCGTTGGTCCGGTGCGCTGGCGATGGCGGCGTGTCTGTTGCTGATGGTCAGCCTCGGCACAGGGTGGCAGCCGCAGCGCTGGCTCGATGATCTTGGCGCCGATTATGTTTCGGCGCCCGGCGAGATTCGCACCGTAACCCTGGCCGACCAGTCGCAAGTCACGCTGGATGCTGACAGCGCCATCGCGGTGGATTTCAGCCATGGCGAGCGCCATGTGCAGTTGCGTCGTGGCGCCGGATTTTTCAGCGTGACCCACACGGGTGAGCCGTTTGTGGTCGAGGCCGAGAAGGGCCAGGCGCGGGTGCTCGGGACGCAATTCGAGGTGCGTCTGCAACCTCACGGCGCGCAGGTCACGGTGTTGTCCGGACGGGTCGGTGTGACAGCGGATCGCGACGCAGCGCAGCAGATTCTCACGGCGGGTCAGCAGGTCGCCTACGGTGCGGGCTCGGCGCAGAAACTCCACGCGGTGGACAGCGAGGCACAACTGGCCTGGCGTCAGGGCTGGCTGACTTACTACAAAACCACGCTGGCGGAGGTGGTGGCGGATCTGCGCCGCTATTACCCGGGGCGAATTGTTTTGCTCAACGAAGAGCTGGCGGCGCGCAAGGTCAGCGGCAGTTTTCCCAGCAGGGATCCGCAGGCTGTTCTCAACTCTCTACAAGGGGTGCTGGGGTTTGAGCAGCATCAGGTGCTGGGGCATCTGATCATTTTGCGTTGAGGCGGCTAAAGCCATCGCGAGCAGGCTCACTCCTACATCTGGAATGCGTTCCCCTGTAGGAGTGAGCCTGCTCGCGATGGCGCCGGATCGAACACCACAAAAAATAATTTGCAAATGTTGGTGAGGTAAACCCGAGCCCCATCCGTGTAGTGACTGAAACTGCGAGTCATTCGCATCCGTTGCGGTTCTACACAGGTCATTGAGCAATGAAGTCCAGGGCAAAATCGGGTTCGGTCAAACAGTGGTTGGGCGTTCAAGTGTTGAGCTTTTCGGCATTGGCCTTGCTGCCAATGAGCGTGGCGCTCGCCGCCGAAACCGTCAGCAGTCAGGCGCAACAGCAATTCAACTTCTCCCTGGCCGCCAAACCGCTGCCCCAGGCTCTGAGCGACTTCAGCCGTGTCACCGGGCAAAGCGTGGTTTACACCGATGAAGCGCCGTACGGCCTCACCGCACCCGCCGTGAACGGCCAGATGAGCGCCGAACAAGCGCTGCAACGCCTGCTCAGCGGTTCCGGCCTGAACTTCCGTCGCACCGACAGCCACACGCTGGCGCTGGAGCCGCAACCCACTGCCGGTGCGCTGAACCTTGGCGCCACCACCATCACCTCGATGCGCGACGAGTCGATGAGTTATCAGCCGCCGCCAACCAGTTCGGTCATGCGTTCATCGGCCTCGCTTCAAGAGATCCCGCAGACCGTCAACGTCATCCCGGCGCAAGTGATCCGCGATCAGGCGCCGCGCAATCTCGACGATGCGTTGGCCAACGTCAGCGGCATCACCCAAGGCAACACTTTGGGCAGCACTCAGGATTCGGTGATGACGCGCGGTTTCGGCGACAACCGTAATGGCTCGATCATGCGCGACGGCATGCCGATCATGCAGGGCCGGGGCATGAACGCCACGGTCGATCGCGTCGAAGTGCTCAAAGGCCCGGCGTCCTTGCTGTACGGGATTCAGGACCCGGGCGGCGTGGTCAACCTGGTCAGCAAGAAGCCCGAACTTGAGCAGTACAACGCACTGACTTTCACCGGTTCGACCTACGGCGACGGCAAGAACGGCAGCGGCGGCACCTTCGACAGCACCGGCGCGCTGGGCGATTCCGCGCTGGCCTATCGCATGGTGGTGGATCACGTCGACGAAGATTACTGGCGCAACTACGGCACCCACCGTGAAACGTTGATCGCGCCATCGCTGGCCTGGTACGGCGAGCGCACCAAGCTGTTGTTCGCCTACGAACACCGGGAATTTCTCACCCCGTTCGACCGTGGCACGTTGATCGATCCGCGCACCAACCATCCGCTGGATATCTCGCGCAAGGAGCGTCTCGACGAGCCGTTCAACGACATGGAAGGGCGTTCGGACTTGTATCACTTCGAGGCCGACCACGAACTCAACGACGACTGGAAAGCCCACTTCGGCTACAGCTGGAACCGCGAAACCTACGACGCCAGCCAGGTCCGCGTGACCGCTATCGACACCAAAAAAGGCACGCTGACCCGCAGCATGGACGGCACCCACGGCGCGATCACCACCGACCGTTTCACCACCGCCAGCCTCGAAGGCAAGGTCAACGTGCTGGGCATGCAACATGACCTGGTGTTCGGCGTCGATGACGAGTACCGCAAGATCTACCGCGCTGACCTGATCCGGCAGAAAAGCCTGACGAACTTCAGCTACATCAATCCGGTGTATGGTCGCGAAGTCGAAGGCACCACGGTCAGCCCGGCGGACAGTGCACAGACCGATCTGCTGCGCAGCGATTCGGTGTTCCTGCAGGATTCGATTCACCTCAACGACCAGTGGATTCTGGTCGCCGGCGGACGCTTCCAGGAGTACGACCAGTACGCCGGCAAAGGCGTGCCGTTCAAGGCCAACACCGACACCAATGGGCAGAAGTGGGTGCCGCGCGCGGGCCTGGTGTATCGCTACACCGATGAGCTGTCGTTCTACGGCAGCTACACCGAATCGTTCAAACCCAACTCGACCATTGCCCCGTTGAGTGGCAGCAGCACCGTGCTCGACGGCAGCATCGCGCCGGAACAAGCCAAGTCCTGGGAACTGGGTGCGCGGCTGGACATGCCGGGGCGCATCACCGGTAACGTCGCGCTGTTCGACATCAAGAAACGCAACGTGCTGGTGGCCAACTCCGAAGGCCCGACGACGATTTACAGCGCTGCGGGTGAAGTGCGTTCGCGTGGTCTGGAAGTCGATATGACCGGTCAACTGAGTGAACGCTGGAGCCTGATCGGCAACTATGCCTACACCGATGCCGAAGTCACCGAAGACCCGACCTACAAGGGCAAGCGTTTGCAGAACGTGGCGAAGAACAGCGGCTCATTGTCGGCGGTGTATGACTTCGGCAGCGTGATCGGCGGCGATCAACTGCGCGTCGGTGCCCGGGCGCGCTATGTCGGCGAGCGGGCGGGCAATGCGGTGAATGATTTCGATCTGCCGAGCTACACCGTGGCCGATGCGTTTGCCACTTACGACACCCAAGTGGAAGGGCAGAAGGTCAAGTTTCAGCTCAATGTGAAGAACCTGTTTGACCGTACTTACTACACCTCGGCGGCGAGCCGGTTCTTTGTGTCGATGGGGGATTCGCGGCAGGTTTCGCTTTCCAGCACATTGGAGTTCTGAGCCGAAACCGCGTCATCGTTCTTCGCTGGCAAGCCAGCTCCCACAGGTTTTTGGTCGAGCACAAGTTTTTTGAACGGCCGAGGACTTTGTGGGAGCTGGCTTGCCAGCGATGAGGCCCTGACAGACGGCAAAGATTCCAGTTCTAACGCAAAAACGCCTGCCGATACTCGCCTGGCGTTCCGCCCAAAACCTGCCTGAACCGATTGGTGAAATGACTCGCGCTGGCAAACCCACAGGCCAGCGCAATTTCCCCCAGTGGCAACGCTGTCCCGCGCAACAACTCCCGCGCCCGGCTCAAGCGTCGTGCCAGCACATATTGATGCGGTGGCAAACCGAAGCTCACGCGAAACATCCGCGCAAAGTGGTACTCCGACAACGCACACAATCCAGCCAATTGCCCGAGGCTGATCGGCTCGGCCAACTGGTTGTCGATGAACTCCCCCAGTTGCCGACGCTGGTGCGGCGCCAGTCCACCTTTCAGACGCAAACCCTGACGGGCGCCGACCTGACTGAGCAAGGTATGGCTGATCAATTCATGCGCCAGGCTACTGGTCAGCAAGCGTTCGGCGGGCTCGTCCCAGTTCAGCGTCAGTAGCTGGCGAAAGCGCTGCGCCTGTTGCGGGTCTTCGAGAAAAGTCTGCTCGCGCAGCTGCATTTCCCGTGGCTCGCGATCAAGCAACGTGACGCAACCGATGGCGAATTGTTCGGCGCTGAAGTACAGGTGGGCCAAACGGATATCACCGTTGATTACCCAGCCCGATTCATGGTCGGCCGGCAGGATGCACAGCTTGTCCGGCCCACCCTTCTGGCCCGGCTGACCGCGACGAAACGTGCCGGTGCCGCCGGCGATGTAGCAGGAGAGGGTGTGATGGCTGGGGGCTTCGTATTCCTGGGCGTCGTGGTGATTGGTCCACAGGGCCGCAGCCAGGCCGTCACCGAGCTCGGCGCTGTGCACAAGGCGAGCGTTCGGCGAGCGGTTAAGCGCTTGGAAGACTTGCAGGTTATCGATTGCGGCCATATTCGGTTCTCTCCAACGCCTTGCATCCTACTCCGTAGGCGTCGTGCTGCCAGCCAGGCGGCCGACAAATGCGCAAGATTGTGCAAGCGCTTCAACCCTTGGTGCAGCACCCTGATCCTCAATTCAGCGCAAACCTTGTGGCGAGGGAGCTTGTCGCGCCATCTCGCTTGAGGGCGTAGCGCTCACAAGTTTTTGGGGCCGCTGCGCAGCCCATCGGGGATAAATCCCCTCGCCACAATAGCGCTTGGCATTGCTTTCGGGAGTTCGCTTATGAATCTGTCGTTGTATCTGTTGACCGTGCTGATCTGGGGCACCACCTGGATTGCCCTGAAATGGCAACTGGGTGTAGTGGCGATTCCGGTGTCGATTGTTTATCGCTTCGGCCTCGCGGCGTTGGTGCTGTTCGTCTTGTTGCTGCTCAGCCGTCGGTTGCAACCGATGAACCGTCGCGGCCATTTGATCTGCGTGGCGCAGGGCTTGTGCCTGTTTTGCGTCAACTTCATGTGCTTTTTGACCGCCAGTCAGTGGATTCCCAGCGGTCTGGTGGCGGTAGTGTTTTCCACCGCAACCCTGTGGAACGCCCTCAATGCGCGGGTGTTCTTCGGCCAACGGATTGCCCGTAACGTGTTGATGGGCGGTGCTCTGGGGTTGTTCGGTCTCGGCCTGTTGTTCTGGCCGGAACTGGCCGGCCATCGCGCCAGCCCGCAGACATTGCTCGGCCTCGGTCTGGCGCTGTGCGGCACCTTGTGTTTCTCGGCGGGCAACATGCTCTCGAGTCTGCAACAGAAAGCCGGGCTCAAACCACTGACCACCAATGCCTGGGGCATGGCCTACGGTGCGGCGATGCTGTCGGTGTGGTGCCTGATCAAAGGCATTCCGTTCGACATGGACTGGTCGACGCGTTACGTCGGGGCGCTGCTGTATCTGGTCATTCCAGGTTCGGTGATCGGTTTCACCGCGTACCTGACGCTGGTCGGGCGTATGGGCCCGGAGCGCGCGGCTTATTGCACGGTGTTGTTCCCGGTGGTGGCGCTGAACGTCTCGGCGTTTGTCGAAGGTTATCAGTGGACAGCGCCAGCATTGATCGGGCTGGTATTGGTCATGCTGGGTAACGTGCTGGTGTTTCGTAAACCGAAGGCGGTGGTATCACCGGTGCAGGGAAAGTTGGCTTGAAATAAATGAGCGCTGAACGTCAGCGCTCGACTTTCAATGTGATGTAAATCATCACCGGGAATATGAAGTCAACGATATGCCGTGCCCAGTCCTTGGCATTCCATGATTGTGAAGTGTCCATGTCGAACCATTCGACACCCACTGTTTGCAGACAGACGTAATAGATGAATATTGCAACCAGTATGCCCATGATCGAGAACTTCTTGGCTTCATGGAATACCTCTGCCGATTCATCGATCTTGCGATAAAGCTGATAAGTGCCGATCAGACACAACACCGTATAAGTCACCTCCATGGTGATGATGAACCAATAGATCCGGTGGTGAATCATCGGTGATTCAATGGCTCGATACTTGATGTTCTCACTTGCAGTAGTGGTGTCCATGCTCAGGATGTGAGCCACGTACGTGTAGTTTGAATTGTAGTCGGTGAAGTTGTGGATCATCACCAACAGGCCAAAGAAACTGATGTAAGCCATCAATATAACTTTGCTGTAGCGGATGATTTTTTCGGTGGTCAGTGTGTTCAAGGTTTTTGCTCTCCATAGCGCTCATCGATAATTCGATAGCCGGGCAGAGCTTATAATGCTGTTGTTTTGTTTTGTTTGTTGTTCAATTTCAAGTTGTGTATGTGCGTAACTAACGGGCAAGTGCTGTTTGGCACTTGCCCGTGCTTTTTTATCCGCGCCAGACTTGCGGATTGACCAGGTCCTGCGGGCGTTCGCCGAGCAACGCACTGCGCAAGTTGGCAATGGCCCGATTGGCCATGGCTTCGCGGGTTTCATGGGTGGCAGAGCCGATGTGCGGCAGGGTCACGGCGTTTTTCAGCTGGAACAGTGGCGACTCGGCCAGCGGTTCCTTTTCGTAGACGTCCAGACCGGCGCCACGGATGCGGTTGTTTTGCAGCGCTTCGATCAGCGCGGGTTCGTCGACGACCGGACCACGGGAGATGTTGACCAGAATCGCGCTCGGCTTCATCAGCGCCAGTTCGCGATGGCTGATCAGGTGGCGGGTCTTGTCGCTGAGGGGCACGACCAGGCAAACGAAATCGGCTTCGGCGAGGAGTTGGTCGAGGCTGCGAAATTGTGCGCCGAGTTCTTGTTCGAGTTCGCTCTTGCGGCTGTTGCCGCTGTAGATAATCGGCATGTTGAAGCCGAACCGGCCACGGCGGGCGACGGCGGCGCCGATGTTGCCCATGCCGACGATGCCGAGGGTTTTGCCGTGTACGTCAGTGCCGAACAATGGGGCGCCGACGCTGGCTTGCCATTGCCCAGCCTTGGTCCAGGCGTCGAGTTCGGCGACGCGGCGGGCGCTGCTCATGATCAGGGTGAAGGCGAGGTCGGCGGTACTTTCGGTGAGTACGTCCGGGGTGTTGGTGAGCATGATCCCGCGTTCGTTGAAGTAGTCGAGGTCGTAGTTGTCGTAGCCGACGGAGACGCTGGAGACCACTTCCAGTTTTGCGGCGTTTTCCAGTTGTGTGCGGCCGAGTTTGCGGCCGACGCCGATGAGGCCGTGGGCGTGGGGCAGGGCTTCGTTGAACTGGGCGTTGATGTCGCCGTTTTTTGGGGTGGGGACGATGACGTCGAACTCTTGTTTTAGTTGTTCGATCATTGGGGGGGTGATGCGGCTGAAGGCCAGGACTGTTTTTTTCATCGTTTTGGGCTCGGCTTTGGGGCTTTATTGCCAAGCACGCTAACATTTCTTGGCGGCCTTTGGGCCGACCATGTTCTTGGGGTTTTGGGTGAATATCCGTTTTTGGGGGGATGGCGGCTTAGGGTTCCGCCCTTACGGCGGGTCACTTTTGGCAAACGCCCCAAAAGTAACCAAAAGGTCTGTGCCCTGACGTTCGGCCCTCGCTGTGGCTCGGGTTCCTTCGCTCCGGGTTTCATCCGGGGCATCGCCTCCGGTTTGCTTCGCTGCACCTCCTCTCGATGTTCCCCCCGGATGAATCCCTCCACTCAGCCTGCCGACGGGCCTTTTAGATCAAGAGCGGTACTCGAGCTAACGCTCATTGTGTTGAGTGGGGCGGCATGCGCCGCGTGTGGGGTGTGGCTTGAACAGCGATGGCGGCCTGACAGCCGACCAGTCTCTAGCAGACTGCATACGATCCAATTGTAGGAGTGAGCCTGCTCGCGATGACGGTCTAACAGCCGGCCAGTCTCTGCTGGTTGTACTCCACCCCTGTGGGAGCTGGCTTGCCAGCGATGGCGGCCTGACAGCCGACCAGTCTCTGGCAGACTGCATACGATCCAATTGTAGGAGTGGGCCTGCTCGCGATGACGGTCTACAGCCGGCCAGGCTCTGCTGGTTGTACTCCACCCCTGTGGGAGCTGGCTTGCCAGCGATGGCGGCCTGACACCCGACCAGTCTCTGGCAGATTGCATACGATCCAATTGTAGGAGTGAGCCTGCTCGCGATGGCGGCCTGGCAGCCGACCAGTCTCTGGCGGGTGAACCTGGTGTCTAACTGTGGGAGCGGGCTTGCTCGCGAAGGCGGTGTGTCATTTGGCGATGATGTTTACTGATCCACCGCTTTCGCGAGCAAGCCCGTGCCCATAGGGGTCAGCTGCGTGGCGCTGGTGGTGTCACGTCGACGTTATCCAGCACGCGGTTCACCGCCAGTTCGGCGAGCATGATGATCTGCTGGATCGCCAGAATCGTGCGCCGTTGCGGGAGGTCGATGTAGGCGGCGATGTCACTGCTCATGAGGCTGGCTTGTGCCAGTGATTCGCAGGCGTGCACCAGCAGGCTTTCGTTGTCCTGATCGGGCGCGACCTGGAACATGGTGCTGGGTTTGTGAAAGCGCAGGGTGAGTGCGTTGGGTTTGAGGTAGTGGTCGAGGGCGCGATCGGCGGCTTCGTGGAATTTCTTCGAGCCGGGGAATTCGTAGGGTGTGGTGTTTTCCGCTTCAGGCGGATTGGGTGTTGGTTTGAACATGGTGAAACTCCATTCGGGATGTGGAGTTCGCCAGACGCTGCGACCAAGCAGAAGGGTGGCGAACCGTACGCGGGTTGGTCGACCAGGGAATGGAAACCCGGCAGGGCCGAAGCCCTCCCACGCACAGCTCGCCATTAAGCAAGTTTGAAAAGTGCGCCATTCTAAACCCGGACGACCAAGTCCGGTCGCTGATTCGTCAGCGACCCCCAAACCCTACCCACCACCCTTCCGACGAGCAACCTGCAAAACACGTCGGAAATATCCGCGAAAACGCCCAAATGTAGGAGCTGCCGTAGGCTGCGATCTGTTGATTTTTAAACACCAACATCAAAAGATCGCAGCCTGCGGCAGCTCCTGCACGGGCCGGTGAGCTGTTTAAAAAACATCTGGCCACGCGAACCCTGTGGGAGCTGGCTTGCCAGCGATGGCTGCCGGACAGCCGGCCAATTTCTAGCAGACTGCCCACCCTGCCAATCACCGAAATCAGTTGGCGACGCGAGCCCCGGCAAGGCTGCCGCTGAGCTCATAAGCAGCCAGTTCCGCCTGATGCGCCGCGAGTATTTCTGGCAGCGAACCGCGCAGGTACTCGACCCAGGTCTTGATCTTCGCATCAAGGTATTGCCGCGAAGGGTAGATCGCATACAGGTTGAGTTCCTGCGAGCGGTAGTTCGGCATGACCCTTACCAGCGTGCCGTTGCGCAATCCCTCGATCGCTGCGTACACCGGCAGGACGCCGACGCCCATGCCGCTGGTGATCGCGGTTTTCATCGCGTCGGCGGAGTTCACCAGAAATGGTGAGCTGTTGATGGTGACCATTTCCTGGCCTTCCGGGCCGTCGAAGGCCCATTTCTCCAGCGGGATGACCGGGCTGACCAGACGCAGGCAGGCGTGGTTGAGCAGGTCGCTGGGCTTTTGCGCGCAGCCGTTGGCTTTCACGTAGGCCGGTGAGGCGCAGACGATGCTGTAGGTGATGCCCAGGCGTTGCGAGACGAAACCGGAGTCCGGCAGTTCGCGGGCCAGCACGATGGAGACGTCGTAGCCTTCGTCGAGCAGGTCCGGCACGCGGTTGGCCATGGTCAGGTCGAAGGTCACGTCGGGGTGGGTCTTGCGGTAGCGGGCGATGGCGTCGATCACGAAGTGCTGGCCGATACCGGTCATGGTGTGCACTTTCAACTGCCCGGCGGGGCGGGCGTGGGCCTCGCTGGCTTCGGCTTCGGCTTCTTCGACGTAGGCGAGGATCTGCTCGCAGCGCAGCAGGTAACGCTTGCCGGCCTCGGTCAGGGCGATGCGCCGGGTCGTGCGGTTAAGCAGTCGGGTTTGCAGGTGGGCTTCCAGGTTGGAGACCGCGCGCGAAACGTTGGCGGTGGTGGTGTCGAGTTGCACGGCGGCGGCGGTGAAGCTGCCGGCTTCGGCCACGCAACTGAAGGCGCGCATGTTTTGCAAAGTGTCCATGGGGTGCTCTCAAGGGAGATGGCAAATTGTGACACGAAGTTTCGAGGGCTGAGACCCAGACTTAAGGATTATCTCGTTAACCGTAACAAAGATTCACAGAAAACCCAGCTTATCGCCGAACAGGGCGTTCCATAGAATTGCGCCGATCCGATGTAGGCGCTGCCGCAGGCTGCGATCTTTTGATTTTGTTTTAAGGGAATCAAGATCAAAAGATCGCAGTCTTCGGCAGCTCCTACAGCGAGTCCTCGCCTTATCCTCTTCTCAGGAATTCGCAGCTGTGCCGCGTCGCATCAACAGAGCGCTTTTGCCGCTCAGTGTTCTGGCTTTTACCCTGGGTCTCAGCGGCTGCATCTCAACGCAAGGAATTGCCCCGCATAGCAAGGCATTGGAAGCCGACGCACTGGCCACCGACGAGGCCATCGCCCACGCCGCCCGTGACGCAAACTGGCCCACCGCGCAATGGTGGCAAGCCTACGGTGACCCGCAACTGAACCGCTGGATCGACCTCGCCGTACAAGACAGCCCGAGCATGGCCATTGCCGCTGCGCGAGTGCGTCAGGCCAAAGCCATGGCCGGTGTCGCCGAAGCGGCCGAGTCGTTGCAGATCAATGGCGAGTCGACGCTCAAGCGCCACAACTGGCCGACCGATCAGTTTTACGGCCCGGGCGAGCTGGCCAACACCACCACCTGGGACAACAACGCCGCGCTCGGTTTCAGCTATGCGCTCGACCTCTGGGGCCGGGAAAGCAATGCCAGCGAACGCGCGGTGGATCTGGCGCACATGAGCGCCGCCGAAGCGCGGCAGGCACAGCTCGAATTGCAGAACAACATCGTGCGCGCCTACATCGAGCTGTCGCTGCATTACGCCCAGCGCGACATCGTCGCCGCGACGCTTGCGCAGCAGCAGCAGATTCTCGATCTGGCGCAGAAGCGTTTGAACGGCGGGATCGGCACGCACTTCGAAGTCAGCCAAGCGCAAACGCCGCTGCCGGAAACTCATCGGCAACTGGATTCGCTGGATGAAGAAATTGCCCTCAGCCGCAACCAGATCGCCGCGCTGGCCGGCAAGGGACCGGGTGCGGGCGCGCAATTGCAGCGACCGACGCTGTCCCTTGGCGCAGCGCTGAAGTTGCCGTCAGCGCTACCGGCCGAACTGCTCGGGCAACGCCCGGACGTGGTCGCCAGTCGCTGGCAAGTGGCGGCGCAGGCACGGGGAATTGATGTTGCGCACGCAGGGTTTTATCCCAACGTCGATCTGGTCGGCAGCCTCGGCTACATGGCGACCGGGGGCGGCGCGCTGGAGTTTCTGACCGGCAAGAAACTCAATTACAACGTCGGCCCTGCGATCTCGTTGCCGATCTTCGATGGTGGGCGTTTGCGTGCTGAATTGGGTGAGTCGTCGGCCGGTTATGACATCGCCGTCGCGCATTACAACCAGACGCTGGTCAACGCGCTGAAGAATATCTCTGACCAGTTGATCCGCCGTGAGTCGATGGACAAGCAGCAAGGCTTTGCCGCCGAGTCTGTGGCCACGGCGCAGAAAACTTACGACATCGCGATGATCGCCTATCAACGCGGCCTCACCGATTACCTCAACGTGCTGAATGCGCAGACGCTGTTGTTCAAGCAGCAGCAAGTGCAGCAACAGGTGCAGGCGGCGCGATTGACCGCGCATGCGGAGTTGGTGACGGCGCTGGGTGGTGGGCTCGGTGCTGGCAACGATGTGCCGACGGCCGAGAAAACCGCAGCCCCGAAAACCCCGGCACTCCTGCGGTGAACACCCAATTCACTACACAAACCCCTTGTGGCGAGGGGATTTATCCCCGATGGGCTGCGGAGCAGCCCCAAAACCTGCAAACCGGTTCTGCCTGGTACACCGCATTTGCTTTTCTTGGGGCCGCTTCG of the Pseudomonas sp. Seg1 genome contains:
- a CDS encoding PepSY-associated TM helix domain-containing protein, with translation MKEGFRQAMAWLHTWVGLVFGWLLFAIFLTGTLAYFNDETSHWMRPEIPARPINSEASLSLAQDYLQQHAAGASRWLIDLPDARDPGLTVRWQQAPAKPGERGRFESKTLDAQTGAEVQGRESLGGEFFYRFHFQLQMPYPWGRWLATIAAMVMFVALITGIITHKKIFKDFFTFRPRKGQRSWLDGHNAVGVLVLPFHLMITYSSLVIFMSMVMPASILASYGGDVRAFYDEVFPASKTPERAGVSAPLAPMAPLLAKASEQWSGGNTKRLSVNNPGDENASVVLSRAGDRVVHDFGSAVTFNGVTGQMLGSTPDQPVAMAVGGTFYGLHMGHFAGPVLRWLYFICGLAGTAMIGTGLVIWLGKRQLKHAKSGVMRFELRLVEVLNIASMAGLVSAVAVFFLANRLLPVALAGRADWEVNAFFIAWGLSLLHALMRRGRKAWVEQLGLGALLFIAVPLINALTTPWNLGVTLAQGDWVLAGFDLTCLGAGLFLAWAAWKMQHASNAVSVKKPRRETARPVTLEQGAN
- a CDS encoding DUF3325 domain-containing protein, which produces MLLALLLCYAGFTALCLSMPRHHDELLGHKASARRRQGLQLSGWLLLALSLWAAVSSNGWSFGLVDWFAVLMLSALTLVLLLPYRPRLALALAGGSLLASPVAAWAQC
- a CDS encoding RNA polymerase sigma factor, which encodes MLIGLPPESRDDEPRGARAHFLQVFLSQRSQMEALVNRRVGCRATAADLVQDLFLRFWRRPLVQVEELSTYLLRCAGNIAIDHLRSEGTRVRVNEGWQPEEPHSHGSEPQAALEAGNDLRHVEAALRALPERTRQIFLLNRIHGRKYADIAKAMGLSQSAVEKHMMRALEACKASLREPAPRTPGKAP
- a CDS encoding FecR family protein, whose product is MNHSDRVIPTPAQEQAAFAWLSLLHDRPSAGDQLTFSQWLRADLAHAEAYAQAQVVWELSEGPAKTLADEEALALQGYLETMDRPRRPQLLRWSGALAMAACLLLMVSLGTGWQPQRWLDDLGADYVSAPGEIRTVTLADQSQVTLDADSAIAVDFSHGERHVQLRRGAGFFSVTHTGEPFVVEAEKGQARVLGTQFEVRLQPHGAQVTVLSGRVGVTADRDAAQQILTAGQQVAYGAGSAQKLHAVDSEAQLAWRQGWLTYYKTTLAEVVADLRRYYPGRIVLLNEELAARKVSGSFPSRDPQAVLNSLQGVLGFEQHQVLGHLIILR
- a CDS encoding TonB-dependent receptor codes for the protein MKSRAKSGSVKQWLGVQVLSFSALALLPMSVALAAETVSSQAQQQFNFSLAAKPLPQALSDFSRVTGQSVVYTDEAPYGLTAPAVNGQMSAEQALQRLLSGSGLNFRRTDSHTLALEPQPTAGALNLGATTITSMRDESMSYQPPPTSSVMRSSASLQEIPQTVNVIPAQVIRDQAPRNLDDALANVSGITQGNTLGSTQDSVMTRGFGDNRNGSIMRDGMPIMQGRGMNATVDRVEVLKGPASLLYGIQDPGGVVNLVSKKPELEQYNALTFTGSTYGDGKNGSGGTFDSTGALGDSALAYRMVVDHVDEDYWRNYGTHRETLIAPSLAWYGERTKLLFAYEHREFLTPFDRGTLIDPRTNHPLDISRKERLDEPFNDMEGRSDLYHFEADHELNDDWKAHFGYSWNRETYDASQVRVTAIDTKKGTLTRSMDGTHGAITTDRFTTASLEGKVNVLGMQHDLVFGVDDEYRKIYRADLIRQKSLTNFSYINPVYGREVEGTTVSPADSAQTDLLRSDSVFLQDSIHLNDQWILVAGGRFQEYDQYAGKGVPFKANTDTNGQKWVPRAGLVYRYTDELSFYGSYTESFKPNSTIAPLSGSSTVLDGSIAPEQAKSWELGARLDMPGRITGNVALFDIKKRNVLVANSEGPTTIYSAAGEVRSRGLEVDMTGQLSERWSLIGNYAYTDAEVTEDPTYKGKRLQNVAKNSGSLSAVYDFGSVIGGDQLRVGARARYVGERAGNAVNDFDLPSYTVADAFATYDTQVEGQKVKFQLNVKNLFDRTYYTSAASRFFVSMGDSRQVSLSSTLEF